The Miscanthus floridulus cultivar M001 chromosome 6, ASM1932011v1, whole genome shotgun sequence genomic interval cttctctttttttttcttttacaacAGCCAATAATTGCTTTGTTTGACGGTTGATAGCAGTGTGCTTTTCTTGATGTTGACCAATGACCAAACACAGCTTTCCTGTCCCTATATTTCTGTCTCCAACGGTTGCTCCACCTTGCGCCGGCTCGGCCCTGTTAGTTTCGTTGAAATTTAGCTCATGCTCATTTATCGTGAGATTAAAATACTGTTCTGTCtccaacatgttttttttttcaagtgtCAAACATCCGCACCGTGAAATTTGGTGCACAAGGCATCGAGGCTCCGCCTATGTATTCGGTAACTGTTTAATTCAGGTTGTGGTGCGGCTTGTTCCTCTATTCACCGAAATGGCGAGCAAAGTGTCACCATGAGGAAGGAATCAGATCAAATGCGGGGTGCCAATGAGGAAGGAATCAGATCATAAGCAAGGTGACTAAATTTACTTTTCAATTTCTCTCAGATTCTAATACCAAACAGGACCTTAATTGACCATCCATAACCCTATTAAATAGCATGATAGAACTATTTCTCTTGTTTCAATAGGGTTAGAGAATGGAGATATTGCAAATTTGCAATAATTATACCTTGATATGGTTTACTGGACAAAAGTTTTGTAAGGCCATTCTCCCGAGGCCAGACGAAAAAGGGAGGGAAGTACCTAGTAATTTTGGCTGCTGTGTGCTATTCAGAAAAAAAACTCCATCTGATTCAAAGTAAATCAATTTTTAGACTTGTCATAGGTctaatttttttttaagtttaaccAAACTTATAGAAAAAAAACTATGACACTAAATTAGTATTACTAGATAGATACATCATGTAATTTATTTGGACAATATATTTATTAGGTATGATAGATGTTCTTACTCTTTTTTATAGAGTTTTTTTTGCGAGCAACTCTTTATTATAGAGTTTTTTTTTACGCCTCTCATCTGGATACAACTGTAGCAGCTGTTCATGTACAGACTCACACCAATCTCACACACGCACACCACACACACCACGCGTACACAAACAAACCTACAACTACACCCAGATCACAAGATCGCGTCCTTTGAGATCACCAGGTCCAACCATGGCTCCGTGGCGACGGGCGCGTCGCATTCCCTTTGTGGCTCCACGCGTGAGAGACAATGAAATTTATTGGGGGCAAACCCCGGTGAGAGACCGGAAATTCGCAGCCACGGGGGCTCGAACTCCGGCCGGCAAGGTCCCAACCACCGGGCCTTGCCACCCGAGCTACACTCGGTTCTCCTTTTTTATAGAGTTGGTTAAAATTAAGATAGTTTATAACTTTAAATGATTCTAGGAATCAATTTATTTTGTGGCCGAGATAGTATTTGAAACATGGATCTTATATTGTCAAGTTTTTTACTGTGAGGAACACAATGGTGTCAAAAATATTCAGAAATGATCAACGGTTTGAGAGAAATTTGTATTTCATTTCAGAACGCGATTCCAAAATTATTTCCTCCCAAGTCCTAATGAGCAGTGGCCTACCGGTGCACAGTTGGAACCTGAACACCATATGGCCACgcacaccctgttcgcttgggcttgtttggtttataagccgtacattttcagtcaacgaataatatttttctctcacactaaatcagccaacaatatttttagcCATGACTTATCTGCCAAACAAGCGAACAGTTAGGCCATGCTTTTTTTGGGGCCTTGTGTGTGCACATCTTTTTGGACTTCACAGAGCCCAAGCTGCAGGTGCAGGGACATTAAGTTGCAGGTCCCAGGATGTATAAATAAAGTATATATAATGAGATGATTAGGATTATGCTATTGATTTTAAATTAGTATATGTTAAATAAGTAAAGTTGGTGATATAATATTGAAATTAAGAAAGAGAAGGAAAtgtttttgataaaaaaaatgtTTACATGAGAAAATATTTTGTAAAAACTATCTATTATGAATATGAATATAGTTTCAATGTATAGTGTTTATATAACATCGAAGTATAAAAACTACTCTATAGTTTCTTGGTTAGAACTGCTCTTAGAATATTTCTGCTTTGGCAACTTACCAACGTGATAAGAGGGTCCAAGAACCCACAATACACAAGTACACATTGCAGTCGCTGCTGCTGAACTTGGGCTACAAACACAAGTCAGGGCATAGCAGCAGCGGAACAAACGAAATGACTCATGGTGAAATTGCATTGCAAGGTAGATTCTTGTATACATACGTAGCTACATACTGTACCACCAACCAAGAAATATATTGCACTCTGGTAGGTATTCTCTCAGAGCTCAAAAAATCTTAAAAATCGCTCAACTGGACAAAGGACCAGTAATAAGATATAAAGAGGAGGGCTATAGACGAATATATGCCCCCGATGGATCAGGTGACTAGATCACTGAAGAGCATGTACAGCAGCATCACAGGCCAGTGTGACCAGCTCACCTCCCCGCCACAAGACCACTGAACACTTGGCTGTTCCCAGCCTGTGTCGCCTCCCACTCGATAGAAGACAGCAGTATTTGAGAGAGCGTGATCACCACCTGCTTCATGTCCGGCCGCAGAACAGGATCTTCGTCCACGCACTGTTTCGCTAGCATGGCCATCTTAGGAAAAGCATTTTAGGGGGTTCAGAACGACGAGCAAGGGTGCCACAAAATGGGCTGGAAAGATAACTAGGAAAATCCTAGTTCACTGCAAGAAGTACATGAGTTTAAAGTTCATACCTTGTACGCACAGTCATGAGGATACAGATCCCTTAGATTATGGTCAATGCAGTCTTTCAGGTTCCCCATATACGTTGAATTAGGACATTTCCTTAGAGCAGTTAACATCTGTGCAGTACAAAACCAAAGTTGCTTAAGACTTTTGGAGTAAATAAAAACAAATAAATTAGAAACTTGAACAAAGTTCAACAGAAGTtctatgccacttcaatggtaAGATAATGGTAAATCCTAAGGTACAACATTAGAAAGTCAACTAACACTGAACTGAAAACTTACAACTGATGCCAGTGAGCGTCTCTCAGAGTTTGAGCTTGCACCCATTCCTTCAGCTCTTGTAATCGCCTCTTTTCCAGATATTAGCTCAAAAAGTACCACACCAAAAGCATAGACATCACTCTTTGTAGTTGCCAGGCCATCCCGCAGGTATCTAAAAGATCAATGAAAGATTGTTACAATGCCATAGTTAGAGAAAAAGTttgcttttaattaaaacaaTCACAGCAAATATGCACTTACTCAGGGGCCAGATAACCAAAAGTTCCAACAACCTTAGTGACAGAAGCCTCTGCATCACTGGATTTCACTACAAGTTTTGCAAGGCCAAAATCTGAAATCTGTAAAGGCAGAAGATGCAATACACAAGGTATTAGTTATTTAGTTGATGCAAGAAAAAGGGAACCAAATAATTTAAATCACCTAACCTTCGCTCTCAAGGAACCATCAAGCAAGATATTACTTGATTTAATGTCTCTATGAACATAATGATCTTTGGTGTGCTCATGAATGTATTCTAGTCCTCTAGCAGCATCAAGTGCAATTTGGACCCTAAAGATCCATGAAAGTGATGAACACCCtggaagaaattaaaaaaaaatcaatcaaCAATGCTAAATCCTGTGGAGGTAGCATAATTAGGTGTTCAAACAAATGGTAACATAGTACCAAGTGAGGCATAAAATATGAGTCCAGAACTACTGAGGACAAATAGAATTACGTGTACTTAGGTGATCCCTAGGCAGTACTTGGTGGTAGGTGATCCCTAGGCAGTACTTGGTGGTCCAAGGCTGCCCATAGCATAGCACATACACCCTCTGACCAAAAAAGAGTGTCATTCTTGCTATGAATCTAGAGTTCTTGACAAACATAGCTAGAAAGGCActctttttgggatggagggtgTAAACAGTAGTCCCATTCTTAAGACAATGTCTCTCTATGTGGCCCACTTTTTTCTTTTAACGTGGCATTTCATTTAAGCAAGATGTAAATATTCACATAAAGCGTGCTCCCCAGTCCCCTCCTTGCCTCCTGGAGAACATTTCACTCCCTAGGTGGGCTAGGTGCTAGGTGGAAGTCTAATGCTCGCATAGAGCCTGGAGACTTTTGATTGAAACACTGGTAAGTGGTAACACAACGTTCTGGAACCAGTAAACGTGAAAGTTATTGACACGGGGGGTTCCACAGTCCTAACAAATGAACAGCTTATGAACATGTTACTACTTTATAAAGCTGAAAGTCATATCTAAGAGCAAGAAAATCTTTCAGAAATCAAGTGTCAGATGAGGTACCCTTGCTTTCAGGGTCATGTAGATGATTCTTGAGCGAACCATTTTGAGAGTACTCATAAACCAGGAAAAGCTCATCCTTACTTGCTGCATAGCCAATCAATTCTACCTTTGACAAAACATGGGTCACACAATGAAAGTTCAGTAAACATGTAACAGCAATAAATGAATTTATACTAGGATTTTGTGATAAGCAATAAAACACCGTACCAGACTAGCATGATGAACCTTACAAAGAACTTTCATCTCCACTATGAATTCTTTTGTTTTAGTGGCCATCATTCTCTTTATCGCAACCTCCTGTAGACAACATTTTTTACTATTGAGAAGGCAATGACAAGGAATATTATGCATACAAGTGGGCAACTTCGATGTTGGACCTGGTCTCGGAGAACACCATAATAGACAGAACCATATGTACCATGACCAAGAAGATTTGCATCAGAAAATGAGTCAGTTGATGTGAGCATTTCTTCGTACGTAAACACAATAGGCTTCTCCCTATCAAATACATCTGCTGCCATGCCTGTTTTGGAGGCTTGAATCAGTTGTAAGAAGCAAAACAAAAATAACAGTAGCTAATTTGTGCTGGTACTAATTTAATACTAACTGTGAATTTGTTGCCCTGTATCTCAATTGAAATTTCCACTGTATCCTATTTCAAGAAACTACTTGGTCCACCTCCAGAACAAGCGTAGGCTTGAGAGCAGTTACATGTGCTCCTTTTTATGGGACTGGTTAACAAACAGTAAACTGACCTTTGGGGACATTGATATGATGATCACCACCATCCGCTCTTGGTGGCTTTGCATTTCCAAATTGGCAACACAAGTATCTTCCAGAACCATAACAGAAACTACCACTCTTAAGGAGTTGAAACTTATGTCGGTCTGGGCTCTTTCCCTGGTTATTAGGATCTTGGGGATTATATCCAAAGAATTTCCATAGGACAAGTGCAAGGACAGCAATAGCAATTAAAGCAAGTGCAACTCCCATGCTACCAATAACCCATCCATAAGGAAATTTGGTCGAATGGTGATCTGATGTCTCTGCAGTTGTATGCCAGATGATACTTTGTTAGATTATCATAACAAGAATATTGTTGATTGTATATAATACTTGATACCAAAACTGACATTTTTCAATGATGATACTTGGTAGAGAAATATAGGATCAAGACCATAAAAAGAGTGCTAACTGAAAGAAAATCGAAATAAAATAAGGAAAAAAAAAATGGAATATGCATATTGTAAATAACTGTCACTGATTATTCTCAAACAACATCCAGCCAGCCTAAATGTTACCCAGAAAATACAGCATACTGTATTACCACAAAATCATGGAATGGTTATGTAAACCAAAATATCAACAAATGAGTTGTAAATTGTAACGACTACCTGAAAATATGTTTCAGGTCAGTATTAAATTATCACTCACAGTGACTACCTACTCAGAACATTACAAAACGAGTTACAAATAAGAACAGCAACCTGACAATGTGTAATCTGTTGGCGCTggggcaggagcaggaggagcagGTAGTGTAACATACGCCTGTCCAGGAACTGCAAATTGGTACAGGACAATGAGGATGGAGTAGTCATTAAGGAACTCTTCCAAAAACAAGTCTATTACAAACATTAGATGGAAATTTACAAGAAATTATATAAAAAAGGATTACACAAAGTAAGGTTTCCTTTTAAACATTGCAAGAAGAAAAGGAATTGTGTGGACAAGAATAATAATAGTGGTAAAGAAACTAACACCACGAAGTAGGAAAAACAGATCAGAGGCTTCAGCTGACCAAGAAAGCTGACATTGGATATTATTGGGAGGCTCAGCAATCAAATGCTGGAGAACTGGGCACAGAGCAGCCAGAGTGAGAAACTTAATGTGTCACTGCCACCAAATATCTCAACTACTACATAGTATGCATGTAACTGGGTTCAATTCTTAATGAAGATTAGGTGCAGGGCATGTGTTAGTGCAATCACCCAATGTCACATATACCTCCTTGTGCCAACCTAGAACTACATAAAAGCACACTATGAGATGCTGCTACCAGACCAGTAAGAGACTATTTTACTCCATTTAGTATGTAACCTCAAAGTAATGAAGTTAGTTATACTAGTCTCTGGTGGTAGCAATTTTCAGGAACTTGTTTAGACCCAATGATGTTCAACAAGCTGAGTTGCAGCTGATCATTGGGCAAGGAGTACCTGCCACTTCACTAAAGAACACATTTAGCGTACAATTTTGACACGATAGTTCACCGTGTCCACAGCATGGTCCTGGGACAATTGGTAATTTCCAGAGCAGTCACAAGATGTAAAACGTGAACTTCGTGGTACGCCTCACAAGCCCAGACCAATAAATCCAGAGGATCCGTACTTCATAAAAGAGCAAGAGGATCCGTACTTCATAAAAGAGCAATTATTTAGAGATCCATGCTTGCAATTGCAACAACCCAACAAACTTTGAGACAGAAGGAACTATCAATCTTTTCACAGCGAATTGAACAAAGAGAGAAACATTTGATTGACTTGTCCAAAATGATCGCAAACATTGGTATGACTGACCTGAGTTGAGTGGGATGTAGTACACCTTCCCCGCGGTGATGGGGTCGGGGCCGGCCATGGCATTGGCAGCCTCGATGGCATCCATGCTCGTCCCGAACCTACTCGACAGTGATTCCACCGTGTCCCCCTCGACGCCGACGTAGCTGAGAAGGTAGTTCCAGGGCCCGGACGAGCAGCCGCAGAGCAGGTGGAGCGCCACAACCGCCCCCGGTCGCGGCGATCGCTGCGCCGCCCCGCCAGGCGGCGGCACGGCGAGGCCCGCGTACGCCGCGGCCGCGACATCGGCGGCGGTGGCATTGGGGGAGGAGACCGTCGCGGAGGAGGGGATGGTGTAGGTGGTGTTGGCGAGGTAGGTGCGGGACGGGAGGCAGGAGCAGTTCTTACGCACGAAGGCGTACCCCGGGCTGGCCGCGGCGTCGGCCGTGAGGTCCCCCGGCGCGGCGTCGAACATGGACTCGAGCAGCGTGGCATTGGCGGCCCCCGCGCCGGCAGCCGGGAAGGCGAGGAAGGCCGTGCAGACGCGCGAGAGCTCGGAGCAGGCGAGCGGCGCCGACGTGGCGTTCcctccggcagcggcggcgccggaGACGCCGAGGCCGAGgggcaggaggaggtggaggagggggaggaggaggcggtggggCGGCATTGGGGGCTGCCTAGGGTTCTGGCCTAGAGGCGGCGAGGTGGTGGTGGGGCATGGGCATGGAGGGTGGCAGACTGGCAGTGGGGAGTGGCGAACAGAGTTGAGCAACGCTGGATGCTTCGCGTAGTCGGCTTACGAAACGCACGCTGGGGGAACGGGACGCCGGGTTTAGTAACAGAACGCGGTTATAATTAGCGCGCACGGCCACGAGGCGAAGCGCAATCGCCGTTCGCGCGGGCGCCAGGGATGAATACATATGGATTTGGATGGAAAGGATACGATTGAATATCGACattataaatatgtgatttgagtattcggatacgcaTACGGTATCGGATATTAGATATCCGGACTCGACACGGACAAATCTCAACCTCTCTAAACGGATtcagtttcgaatacggtcggaaaatatccgtaccgttttcatccctagcgcCAGCCCACCGGGGCACCGGGCCCGGGGGAGAGAATGGCAGTATGGCACTGTCGGATTTACCTTAATGCCCCTGTCTGTTATTTTCCCTTTCGCTTGTCCGTGGATGAACAGTTGCCTGTTTAATAAAATGCAAATATCAAACAGGAAAATATAAATTCACTCGTGTATTTTGAGGCACTTGAATTTTAGTACTCCTCCTGATTTATAGGCCGTTTCG includes:
- the LOC136458966 gene encoding lysM domain receptor-like kinase 3, with the translated sequence MPPHRLLLPLLHLLLPLGLGVSGAAAAGGNATSAPLACSELSRVCTAFLAFPAAGAGAANATLLESMFDAAPGDLTADAAASPGYAFVRKNCSCLPSRTYLANTTYTIPSSATVSSPNATAADVAAAAYAGLAVPPPGGAAQRSPRPGAVVALHLLCGCSSGPWNYLLSYVGVEGDTVESLSSRFGTSMDAIEAANAMAGPDPITAGKVYYIPLNSVPGQAYVTLPAPPAPAPAPTDYTLSETSDHHSTKFPYGWVIGSMGVALALIAIAVLALVLWKFFGYNPQDPNNQGKSPDRHKFQLLKSGSFCYGSGRYLCCQFGNAKPPRADGGDHHINVPKGMAADVFDREKPIVFTYEEMLTSTDSFSDANLLGHGTYGSVYYGVLRDQEVAIKRMMATKTKEFIVEMKVLCKVHHASLVELIGYAASKDELFLVYEYSQNGSLKNHLHDPESKGCSSLSWIFRVQIALDAARGLEYIHEHTKDHYVHRDIKSSNILLDGSLRAKISDFGLAKLVVKSSDAEASVTKVVGTFGYLAPEYLRDGLATTKSDVYAFGVVLFELISGKEAITRAEGMGASSNSERRSLASVMLTALRKCPNSTYMGNLKDCIDHNLRDLYPHDCAYKMAMLAKQCVDEDPVLRPDMKQVVITLSQILLSSIEWEATQAGNSQVFSGLVAGR